The Nitrospira tepida genome includes a window with the following:
- the hpnR gene encoding hopanoid C-3 methylase HpnR, with translation MKLLLVHPGPLMYTKIYLRLEPLGLELVADAARRAGHQVALLDLQVEQPEAYLALAAEWRPDAIGFSCNYLANVPEIVDLAKETKARWPDVFLFVGGHSASFVAEELLEHAEGAIDCVVKGEGEPAIVALLDALQEDRAAIASVAGVVSHLGQGPPPQFLHSLDECRPARDLLRHRRRYFIGVLDPCASIEFSRGCPWDCSFCSAWTFYGRSYRLVSPEVVVEDLARVREPGVFIVDDVAFIQAKHGLAIGEAIARRGIKKQYYLETRGDVLLRNKEVFQLWKRLGLEYMFIGIEAIDEEGLRLYRKRISQSKNFEALEYARSLGITVAINLIADPDWDRRQFEVIRRWCLEIPEIVNVSVNTPYPGTESWRTESRRIVSRDYRLYDIQHAVLPTKLPLPEFYEELVKTQQILNRKHLGWAALKSTAWIAAGHLLRGQTNFVKMLWKFDSVYDPKLQLADHARPVRYQMAPPPDPSPHANGALLYIHRAKGRQSRAIDDDTEAFVDTSRTGTGL, from the coding sequence GTGAAGCTCCTTCTCGTTCATCCAGGTCCGTTGATGTACACCAAGATCTACCTCCGCCTGGAACCGTTGGGGCTGGAGCTTGTGGCAGATGCGGCCCGCCGCGCCGGGCACCAGGTCGCGTTGCTCGACCTCCAGGTGGAGCAGCCGGAGGCCTACCTGGCGCTGGCGGCGGAATGGCGGCCGGACGCGATCGGGTTCTCGTGCAACTATCTGGCGAACGTGCCGGAAATCGTGGACCTTGCCAAGGAGACCAAGGCGCGATGGCCGGACGTGTTTCTCTTTGTCGGCGGCCACAGCGCATCGTTCGTCGCGGAGGAACTGCTGGAACATGCGGAGGGGGCGATCGACTGCGTGGTCAAAGGCGAAGGGGAACCGGCGATCGTCGCGCTCCTTGACGCCCTGCAGGAGGACCGCGCCGCCATCGCCTCCGTCGCCGGCGTGGTCTCGCATCTGGGTCAGGGTCCCCCTCCGCAATTCCTGCATAGCCTGGACGAGTGCCGGCCGGCCCGGGATCTGCTCCGGCATCGCCGGCGGTATTTCATCGGGGTCCTCGATCCCTGCGCCTCCATCGAATTTTCACGGGGCTGTCCCTGGGACTGCTCGTTCTGTAGCGCATGGACCTTTTATGGAAGGAGCTACCGGCTGGTCTCTCCTGAGGTCGTCGTGGAGGATCTGGCACGTGTGCGGGAGCCAGGGGTCTTCATCGTGGACGACGTGGCCTTCATCCAGGCGAAACACGGGCTGGCGATCGGTGAGGCCATCGCCAGACGTGGCATCAAGAAACAGTACTATCTCGAGACGCGCGGCGACGTGCTGCTTCGCAACAAGGAGGTGTTCCAACTGTGGAAACGGCTGGGCCTCGAATACATGTTCATCGGCATCGAAGCGATCGATGAGGAAGGGCTGCGGCTGTATCGCAAGCGCATCTCGCAAAGCAAGAACTTCGAAGCCCTGGAGTATGCCCGATCCCTGGGGATCACCGTGGCCATCAACTTGATCGCCGACCCGGACTGGGACCGTCGCCAGTTTGAAGTGATCAGGCGGTGGTGCCTGGAGATTCCCGAGATCGTCAACGTGAGCGTCAATACCCCTTACCCCGGCACGGAAAGCTGGCGGACGGAGTCCCGCAGGATCGTCTCGCGGGATTATCGGCTGTACGATATTCAACATGCGGTGTTGCCCACGAAGCTGCCGTTGCCCGAATTCTACGAGGAATTGGTGAAGACCCAGCAAATTCTCAACCGCAAGCACCTGGGTTGGGCCGCGTTGAAATCCACGGCCTGGATCGCCGCTGGACACCTCCTGCGCGGACAGACCAACTTCGTCAAAATGCTCTGGAAATTCGACAGTGTCTATGACCCCAAGCTGCAACTGGCCGACCATGCGAGGCCGGTCCGCTATCAGATGGCTCCGCCGCCCGACCCATCGCCGCATGCGAATGGCGCGCTACTCTACATTCACCGCGCCAAAGGCCGCCAGAGCCGGGCGATTGACGACGACACCGAAGCGTTCGTCGATACCAGTCGCACCGGGACCGGTCTCTAA
- a CDS encoding PRC-barrel domain-containing protein, producing MQPTATVPSPLPLVLLLSIAFTLSPAGPSDAASDIVKASTIIGTRVQSLERKDIGEVKDLAIDEHTGEILYAVLSFGGVFGIGDKYFAVPWEALDQTDDAKYFLLNVKKTDLSKAPGFDKDNWPDFADPENYLQIYEYYELPPPERHGQPRVSPERGVLLPQPE from the coding sequence ATGCAGCCGACGGCCACCGTGCCCTCTCCGCTCCCCCTTGTGCTCCTCCTGTCCATCGCTTTCACGCTGTCGCCGGCAGGACCATCCGATGCCGCGAGCGACATCGTCAAGGCCTCGACGATCATCGGAACCCGCGTTCAGAGCCTGGAGAGGAAAGACATTGGCGAAGTCAAGGATTTGGCGATCGATGAACATACGGGGGAAATCCTCTATGCCGTGCTCTCCTTCGGCGGCGTCTTTGGAATCGGCGACAAGTATTTCGCCGTTCCGTGGGAAGCCTTGGACCAGACCGACGACGCAAAATATTTTCTCCTGAACGTCAAGAAGACCGATCTCAGCAAGGCGCCGGGATTCGACAAGGACAATTGGCCGGATTTCGCCGATCCGGAGAACTATCTCCAGATCTACGAATATTACGAACTCCCTCCTCCCGAACGCCACGGACAGCCGCGCGTCAGCCCGGAGAGGGGCGTACTGCTCCCGCAGCC
- a CDS encoding pyridoxamine 5'-phosphate oxidase family protein yields the protein MTQQGSPGERRAQARFGTADRADQFYNSQMLAYLNPHMREFIARQEMVYIATAGTDGACDCSLRSGPPGFVQALDDKTLVYPEYRGNGVFASVGNILENPRIGLLFVDYFQSTVGLHVNGTARVLSNDDILSLPDGPASLAEATKQRGGRRPECWIAVEVEEAYIHCSKHVPLLAKRDKHLAWGTDDEAAKGGDYFKAKSESRCSTT from the coding sequence ATGACCCAACAGGGATCCCCGGGCGAGCGCCGCGCTCAAGCGCGCTTCGGCACCGCCGATCGGGCGGACCAGTTCTATAACAGCCAGATGCTGGCCTACCTGAACCCGCACATGCGGGAATTCATTGCCCGCCAGGAGATGGTCTACATCGCCACAGCCGGGACGGACGGGGCCTGTGATTGCTCACTGCGGTCCGGTCCGCCTGGTTTCGTGCAGGCGCTCGACGACAAGACCCTCGTCTATCCGGAATATCGAGGAAACGGCGTGTTCGCGAGCGTGGGCAACATCCTGGAGAATCCTCGGATCGGCCTGCTCTTTGTCGATTATTTCCAGAGTACGGTGGGCCTGCACGTGAACGGAACGGCCCGCGTCCTGTCCAACGACGACATCTTGAGTCTGCCTGATGGCCCCGCCTCACTGGCCGAGGCGACCAAGCAAAGGGGAGGCCGGCGACCGGAATGTTGGATCGCCGTCGAGGTCGAAGAAGCCTACATCCACTGCTCGAAACACGTCCCGCTGCTGGCCAAGCGGGACAAGCACCTGGCCTGGGGCACAGATGATGAGGCCGCAAAAGGCGGCGATTACTTCAAGGCCAAATCTGAGTCCCGCTGCTCCACGACGTGA
- a CDS encoding PAS domain S-box protein has protein sequence MKPVDRLMRENEELRRRLAEAEHRNDQRFGRFMEHLPGLAWIKDLEGRYVYANDAAIQAFGVRWSDLVGKTDDDLFSPDTAAQFRANDQRAMQSPSGIQIVETLRHDDGLHHSLVSKFPILDREGRVILIGGMAIDISERLRAEEALQKKEAHLRLITDHAPIFIAHCDTERRYQFVNRAYAARLGLEPEDIIGKRIADVLGQQAYESIHPFVERALAGEKVEFDALIPYRAIGSRYMHCAYVPDVAPSGEIRGLVAVVSDVTERKQAEDALRESEARFRTFIDGVQDYAIFILDPEGRVASWNSGAERIKGYTAEEVIGKHMSWFYLPEDVAAGEPEGELERARALGRSEEEGWRVRKDGSRFWANGVITAIRDEQGHLRGFSKVTRDLTAQKQVEREIAEGRARLDGIINSAMDAVIAVDSRQRIVLFNPAAEEMFQCPAQDAVGSSLDRFISSRFRIEKGLTVGHGDEAGRHTGALGSLTAYRRDGEEFPIEASISQSEVAGERLFTVILRDVTERKRAEEQLRQLTEELEVRVKERTEELTRSQQRLRALAAEVTLTEQKERRRIATELHDYLAQLLVVGRLKLSQGQRWLHNTPQQDWLKELDGLLEQSLTYTRSLVAQLSPPVLHEFGLVVALRWLADQMRQHGLTVAVEAGHEDLDLPEDQAVLLYQSVRELLFNVVKHAGVDRATVSLRLSLEGELRIAVTDRGRGGDFTESATAETMPPRFGLFSIRERMTVMGGTLAIDSGPEQGTCVTLVIPYRAAAAASQEQRVPVAEPAIPSASHGKPHQGPLSRGPCKSGVIRVLLVDDHAMVRQGLRSILEGYEDIHIAGEAGNGIEAIELAHSLSPDVVVMDVTMPRMDGIDATRVIKQATPGPLVIGLSVRNDRETEQAMRAAGATGFLTKESAAEQLYQAIRSAIINEVVR, from the coding sequence ATGAAACCCGTTGACAGGCTCATGCGAGAGAACGAGGAACTGCGCAGACGTCTCGCCGAGGCCGAGCATCGGAACGACCAGCGGTTCGGACGGTTCATGGAGCACCTGCCGGGTCTGGCCTGGATCAAAGACCTGGAAGGTCGGTACGTGTATGCGAACGACGCGGCCATCCAGGCGTTCGGGGTCCGTTGGTCCGACCTCGTGGGCAAGACCGACGACGACCTCTTCTCGCCCGACACCGCCGCCCAGTTCAGGGCCAACGACCAGAGGGCGATGCAGTCTCCGTCCGGCATCCAGATCGTGGAGACATTACGGCATGACGACGGCCTGCATCATTCGCTCGTCAGCAAGTTCCCGATCTTGGATCGGGAAGGCCGGGTCATCCTGATCGGTGGCATGGCGATCGACATCAGCGAACGATTGCGGGCCGAAGAGGCCTTGCAAAAGAAGGAGGCCCATCTGCGCCTCATCACCGACCATGCCCCGATTTTCATCGCCCACTGCGATACCGAACGACGCTATCAGTTCGTCAATCGGGCCTATGCGGCCCGTCTGGGGCTCGAGCCGGAGGACATCATCGGGAAGCGGATCGCGGACGTGTTGGGGCAGCAGGCCTACGAAAGTATCCATCCCTTCGTGGAGCGAGCGCTTGCGGGGGAGAAGGTCGAGTTCGACGCGCTCATTCCCTACAGGGCCATCGGGTCTCGTTACATGCATTGCGCGTACGTGCCGGACGTGGCCCCTTCAGGTGAAATCCGGGGATTGGTGGCGGTGGTCAGCGACGTCACGGAGCGGAAGCAGGCGGAGGACGCCCTGCGCGAGAGCGAGGCGCGGTTTCGCACGTTCATCGACGGAGTCCAGGACTATGCCATTTTCATTCTCGATCCGGAGGGGCGGGTCGCAAGCTGGAACAGCGGCGCCGAGCGGATTAAGGGCTATACGGCCGAAGAAGTCATCGGCAAGCACATGTCCTGGTTTTATCTGCCGGAGGATGTCGCCGCGGGTGAGCCGGAAGGGGAACTGGAGCGGGCCAGGGCTTTGGGGCGGTCGGAGGAGGAAGGCTGGCGTGTGCGAAAGGACGGTTCGCGCTTCTGGGCCAACGGAGTGATCACGGCGATTCGTGACGAGCAAGGCCATCTGCGCGGGTTCTCCAAGGTGACGCGGGATCTCACGGCACAAAAACAGGTCGAACGGGAGATCGCCGAAGGCCGAGCCCGGCTCGACGGGATCATCAACTCCGCGATGGACGCGGTGATCGCCGTCGATTCCCGCCAACGCATCGTCTTGTTCAATCCCGCCGCCGAAGAGATGTTCCAATGTCCCGCGCAGGATGCCGTGGGATCGTCGCTCGATCGGTTCATCTCCTCGCGGTTCCGGATCGAAAAAGGCCTGACGGTCGGGCACGGCGACGAAGCCGGCCGGCACACAGGCGCGCTCGGTTCCCTGACAGCATACCGGCGCGACGGGGAGGAGTTTCCGATCGAGGCCTCTATTTCCCAGAGCGAGGTGGCGGGCGAACGGCTGTTCACGGTCATCTTGCGCGACGTCACCGAGCGGAAACGGGCTGAAGAGCAGTTGCGGCAACTGACGGAAGAGTTGGAGGTTCGAGTCAAGGAGCGGACGGAGGAGTTGACGCGATCGCAGCAGCGGCTGCGGGCGCTGGCGGCCGAGGTCACGCTGACGGAACAGAAGGAGCGCCGGCGCATTGCCACGGAACTCCACGATTACCTGGCGCAACTCCTCGTCGTGGGCCGGCTGAAACTGAGTCAGGGACAAAGATGGCTGCACAATACTCCCCAACAAGACTGGTTGAAGGAACTCGACGGCCTGTTGGAGCAATCGCTGACCTATACCCGTTCGTTGGTGGCGCAATTGAGCCCGCCGGTGCTGCACGAATTCGGGTTAGTGGTGGCGCTCCGGTGGCTGGCCGACCAGATGCGCCAGCACGGGCTGACGGTGGCGGTGGAGGCAGGGCACGAGGACCTCGATCTGCCGGAGGATCAGGCCGTGCTGCTCTATCAATCGGTGCGAGAATTGCTCTTCAACGTCGTCAAGCATGCCGGCGTCGATCGAGCCACCGTATCGCTGCGTCTGTCGCTGGAGGGGGAACTGCGCATTGCGGTGACCGACCGGGGGCGTGGCGGGGATTTCACTGAAAGCGCGACCGCCGAGACGATGCCGCCGCGGTTCGGGCTCTTCAGCATTCGGGAGCGGATGACGGTGATGGGCGGCACGCTGGCGATCGATTCCGGTCCTGAGCAGGGGACATGCGTGACGTTGGTGATCCCCTACCGGGCGGCCGCCGCAGCGTCCCAAGAACAGAGGGTTCCGGTCGCGGAACCTGCCATTCCTTCGGCGTCCCATGGGAAGCCCCACCAGGGACCCCTGTCTCGCGGTCCATGCAAGAGCGGGGTGATTCGCGTCCTGCTGGTCGATGACCATGCGATGGTGCGGCAGGGGTTGCGGAGCATTCTGGAAGGATACGAGGACATCCACATCGCTGGCGAAGCCGGCAACGGCATCGAAGCGATTGAATTGGCGCACAGCCTGTCGCCGGACGTGGTTGTCATGGATGTGACTATGCCCCGCATGGACGGCATCGACGCCACGCGCGTGATCAAGCAGGCCACCCCCGGCCCGTTGGTCATCGGCCTGTCCGTCCGCAACGATCGGGAAACCGAACAGGCCATGAGAGCCGCCGGCGCCACCGGCTTCTTGACCAAGGAGTCCGCCGCCGAGCAGTTATACCAGGCCATCCGATCCGCGATCATCAACGAAGTGGTTCGCTGA
- a CDS encoding NAD(P)/FAD-dependent oxidoreductase: protein MASNSSVPPHIVIVGGGFGGLAAAQGLAHAPVEVLLIDRTNHHLFQPLLYQVATAALSPGDIAWPLRTAVRGQQNVRVVMDKVEAVDRATRRVIVTNGPAIPFDTLILAPGSRPAYFGHDEWAAHAPGLKTLSDALTLRERLLLAFENADRRARFAAAQPLTFVIVGGGPTGVELAGALAEIGRNAMVPDFPALRWDEVRILLVEGGERILPGFSPALSSQATIALQRMGVTVLLKTQVREVRDSGVMVGDRFIEPASVIWAAGNRASPLTQGLGCPLDSSGRVRVQADLSIPGDPWIFVIGDAAHCTGKDERPLPGLAPVAMQQGRYVAEVIRNRQAPGQRAPFVYADRGQLATIGRAKAVAELGPLRFSGLPAWLLWCVVHVFFLISLRNRFRVMSEWIWYYLTFKPGARLIYDGGERHSRSGGQP from the coding sequence ATGGCGTCCAACAGCTCCGTGCCTCCACACATCGTCATTGTCGGAGGCGGCTTCGGCGGCCTCGCAGCGGCGCAGGGTTTGGCCCATGCCCCGGTCGAGGTCCTGCTCATCGACCGGACCAACCACCATCTCTTCCAGCCCCTGCTCTATCAGGTCGCAACCGCCGCCTTGTCGCCTGGAGACATTGCCTGGCCCCTGCGGACCGCCGTGCGTGGACAACAGAACGTGCGGGTGGTGATGGACAAGGTCGAAGCGGTCGATCGTGCAACCCGCCGTGTCATCGTCACAAACGGTCCCGCCATTCCGTTCGACACGTTGATTTTGGCGCCGGGGTCCCGGCCCGCCTACTTCGGGCATGACGAATGGGCCGCCCACGCGCCAGGACTCAAAACGTTGTCCGATGCTTTGACGCTCCGTGAACGGCTGCTGCTGGCCTTCGAAAACGCCGACCGCCGCGCCAGATTCGCGGCGGCCCAGCCGCTTACCTTCGTGATCGTCGGCGGAGGGCCAACCGGTGTGGAGTTGGCCGGCGCCCTTGCCGAAATCGGGCGCAACGCGATGGTCCCGGACTTCCCCGCTCTCCGATGGGACGAGGTCCGCATTCTCCTGGTCGAAGGGGGAGAGCGGATTTTACCGGGATTCAGCCCGGCCCTTTCGAGTCAAGCCACGATCGCGCTCCAGCGAATGGGGGTCACGGTCCTGCTCAAAACACAGGTGCGGGAGGTGCGCGACTCCGGCGTCATGGTCGGTGATCGATTCATCGAACCGGCCTCTGTGATCTGGGCGGCCGGCAACCGGGCTTCCCCGCTCACACAAGGTCTCGGGTGCCCATTGGATTCGTCGGGACGGGTGCGGGTGCAAGCCGACCTGTCGATTCCCGGCGATCCCTGGATCTTCGTGATCGGCGACGCCGCCCATTGTACCGGCAAGGATGAGCGGCCGTTACCGGGTTTGGCCCCGGTCGCGATGCAACAGGGCCGTTACGTCGCAGAGGTGATCCGAAATCGGCAAGCACCGGGTCAACGGGCTCCGTTCGTCTATGCGGACCGAGGCCAGCTCGCCACCATCGGACGCGCCAAGGCCGTCGCTGAACTCGGCCCCCTGCGGTTCTCAGGCCTTCCCGCCTGGCTGCTCTGGTGCGTCGTGCATGTCTTCTTCCTCATCAGCCTGCGCAACCGCTTTCGCGTCATGTCCGAATGGATCTGGTATTACCTCACCTTTAAACCCGGCGCTCGGCTCATCTATGATGGGGGCGAGCGGCACAGCAGATCAGGAGGACAGCCATGA